A genomic region of Salinibacter pepae contains the following coding sequences:
- a CDS encoding LptF/LptG family permease, with protein MLRRLHWIVLRRLPGPFFGWLGTLMFLLLMQFLIRWLPEIAGKGIPVSVIVELIAYNLAYMVVLAVPMSVLLAALMAFGELAESQYYTVIKSTGISFGQIVWPALVVAALLMGGMLYFNNVMLPEANHRARQLWSDIRGKRPGFELRPGIFYEDMEDYSILVQDRPPGTNKLIDVTIYDYTQGRDRQAVIKAERGVIESRAGGARLTLSLRNGEMHRPLPPDANNRSERYERLTFDRHRIRFTLSNVVFRRSESGETARSTRTMRTPRLLDTLDSLKTERDARYQTLYERTQDELSPSVADSAAADTSAPPPIAPAHPSSYLALADLNADARRSVVSPAVQRARSAQSAIQNIRRDTEWQSRRIRSYQVEFYKKFSIALACLIFMVVGAPLGLALRRGGLATIGAVALGIFMLYWITLVQGEKLSERGFFPPWLGMWIANLLMSGAGLWLILYVVLDLGATPPLRRRLWEWLRSLRS; from the coding sequence ATGCTGCGCCGCCTCCACTGGATCGTACTGCGTCGGCTCCCGGGGCCCTTTTTCGGGTGGCTGGGCACGCTCATGTTTCTGCTGCTGATGCAGTTTTTGATTCGGTGGCTGCCTGAGATTGCGGGAAAAGGGATTCCCGTTTCCGTCATCGTTGAGCTAATCGCCTACAACCTGGCGTATATGGTGGTGCTGGCGGTGCCGATGTCGGTGCTGCTGGCCGCCCTGATGGCGTTCGGGGAGCTGGCCGAGTCGCAGTACTACACCGTCATCAAGAGCACCGGCATCTCCTTCGGCCAGATCGTGTGGCCGGCGCTCGTGGTGGCCGCCCTCCTCATGGGGGGCATGCTCTACTTCAACAACGTCATGCTCCCGGAGGCAAACCACCGGGCCCGCCAGCTCTGGAGCGACATTCGGGGCAAGCGGCCCGGCTTCGAGCTCCGGCCGGGCATCTTCTACGAGGACATGGAGGACTACAGCATTCTGGTGCAGGACCGTCCGCCGGGAACCAACAAACTGATCGACGTGACCATCTACGACTACACCCAGGGGCGGGACCGGCAGGCCGTCATCAAGGCCGAGCGCGGCGTCATTGAGTCGAGGGCCGGGGGCGCCCGCCTCACCCTCTCCCTCCGGAACGGAGAGATGCATCGGCCTCTGCCCCCGGACGCGAACAACCGGTCGGAGCGGTACGAGCGGCTTACGTTCGACCGCCACCGCATTCGGTTTACCCTCTCGAACGTCGTCTTCCGGCGCTCGGAATCGGGAGAGACTGCCCGTTCCACCCGCACCATGCGCACCCCGCGGCTGCTCGACACGCTCGATTCCCTGAAGACGGAGCGAGACGCGCGGTACCAGACCCTCTACGAGCGGACGCAGGACGAGCTGTCTCCGTCGGTCGCCGACTCGGCCGCCGCGGACACGTCGGCCCCGCCCCCCATCGCCCCGGCGCACCCGTCGTCCTACCTGGCCCTCGCCGACCTCAACGCCGACGCGCGCCGGTCGGTGGTGTCGCCGGCGGTTCAACGCGCACGGTCGGCACAGTCCGCCATTCAAAACATCCGACGGGACACGGAGTGGCAGAGCCGGCGCATTCGAAGCTACCAGGTTGAGTTCTACAAAAAGTTCTCGATCGCGCTCGCCTGTCTCATCTTTATGGTTGTGGGGGCGCCACTGGGCCTTGCGCTGCGCCGGGGCGGGCTCGCTACGATCGGGGCCGTCGCGCTTGGCATCTTCATGTTGTACTGGATTACGCTCGTGCAGGGGGAGAAGCTGTCGGAACGGGGCTTCTTCCCGCCGTGGCTGGGCATGTGGATCGCCAACCTCCTCATGTCCGGCGCGGGCCTCTGGCTGATCCTGTACGTCGTCCTCGACCTGGGCGCCACCCCGCCGCTGCGCCGGCGCCTCTGGGAGTGGCTGCGCTCGCTTCGGTCGTAG
- the bshA gene encoding N-acetyl-alpha-D-glucosaminyl L-malate synthase BshA, protein MKVGITCYPTYGGSGVVATELGKALAERDHEIHFIASDLPFRLSHVAGNIFFHEVNVQSYPLFDYPPYTLSLTSKMVDIAKHVGLDLLHVHYALPHASSAVMAQQILGAEDLDLPIVTTLHGTDITLIGRDPSFAPVVTWSINESDGVTAVSDYLRQETYDHFEVSEDVEVIPNFIDTDRFVRQDKEHFKQALCPNGEKVIVHVSNFRPVKNTDQVVEVFHRLQNGTSNVKLLLVGDGPDRVPTERKARELGVYDDIRFLGKQDPIEEILSIADVFLMPSGSETFGLAALEAMACEVPVVASDVGGLPELVVHGETGFLCPLDDVDAFTEHTRTLLHDEDQHAEMAAAARTRAVETFDIDRVVPLYEDYYERVRSGTVHTGA, encoded by the coding sequence ATGAAAGTTGGAATCACGTGCTACCCCACCTACGGCGGTAGTGGGGTCGTGGCCACCGAACTCGGCAAGGCCCTCGCCGAGCGCGACCACGAAATCCACTTCATCGCCTCGGATCTTCCCTTCCGGCTCTCCCACGTGGCCGGCAACATCTTCTTCCACGAGGTCAATGTCCAGAGCTACCCGCTCTTCGACTACCCGCCCTACACCCTCTCGCTCACCAGCAAGATGGTGGACATTGCCAAGCACGTGGGGCTCGACCTGCTGCACGTGCACTACGCGCTGCCCCACGCGTCGAGCGCCGTGATGGCCCAGCAGATTCTGGGCGCGGAGGACCTGGACCTCCCCATCGTGACCACCCTCCACGGCACCGACATCACACTCATTGGGCGGGACCCCTCGTTCGCCCCCGTCGTCACGTGGTCGATCAACGAGTCCGACGGGGTGACCGCCGTCTCCGACTACCTCCGCCAGGAGACCTACGACCACTTTGAGGTCTCGGAGGACGTCGAGGTGATTCCCAACTTCATCGACACCGATCGCTTCGTGCGCCAGGACAAGGAGCACTTCAAGCAGGCGCTCTGCCCGAACGGAGAGAAGGTCATCGTGCACGTCTCCAATTTTCGCCCCGTCAAGAACACCGACCAGGTGGTGGAGGTCTTCCACCGACTGCAGAACGGGACGTCAAACGTGAAGCTGCTGCTGGTGGGCGACGGCCCGGACCGCGTGCCCACGGAGCGGAAGGCACGGGAGCTTGGGGTGTACGACGACATCCGCTTCCTCGGAAAACAGGACCCGATCGAAGAGATTCTGTCGATCGCCGATGTCTTCCTGATGCCGAGCGGCTCGGAGACCTTCGGCCTGGCCGCCCTGGAGGCGATGGCCTGCGAGGTGCCCGTCGTGGCCAGCGACGTCGGCGGGCTGCCGGAGCTGGTCGTGCACGGGGAGACCGGGTTCCTCTGCCCGCTCGATGACGTCGACGCGTTCACCGAACACACCCGGACGCTCCTCCACGACGAGGACCAGCACGCCGAGATGGCCGCGGCGGCACGGACGCGGGCGGTGGAGACCTTTGACATCGACCGCGTGGTGCCGCTGTACGAAGACTACTACGAGCGCGTCCGGTCGGGCACCGTTCACACCGGCGCCTAG
- a CDS encoding RsmD family RNA methyltransferase, whose product MKLIAGRFGGHGLKTPSGHETRPSTARTREALFGLIDARIYLEGAEVLDLFCGTGALGLEAISRGAELVTFVERKREVINYARENAEKIGVADKCIFIQGDAVEYLRTYQGPALDLIMADPPYKLDAMQDMPDLAVPHLDPDGVFTLEHSSHDWFDEHPRLMTSRSYGRTIVSLFRPPLPPEDEAAGDATDDVESAPESSPTTP is encoded by the coding sequence ATGAAACTCATTGCCGGCCGGTTTGGCGGCCACGGTCTCAAGACCCCCTCCGGCCACGAGACGCGCCCCTCGACGGCCCGGACGCGCGAGGCCCTGTTCGGGCTCATCGACGCCCGCATCTACCTCGAAGGCGCAGAGGTGCTCGACCTCTTCTGCGGCACGGGTGCACTCGGCCTGGAGGCCATCAGCCGGGGGGCGGAGCTCGTGACGTTCGTGGAGCGGAAGCGTGAGGTCATCAACTACGCCCGCGAAAACGCCGAGAAGATCGGGGTGGCGGACAAATGCATCTTCATACAGGGGGATGCCGTGGAGTACCTGCGGACCTACCAGGGGCCGGCCCTCGACCTCATCATGGCGGACCCGCCCTACAAGCTGGACGCCATGCAGGACATGCCCGACCTGGCGGTGCCCCACCTCGATCCCGATGGGGTCTTCACGCTCGAACACAGCTCGCACGACTGGTTCGACGAGCATCCCCGGCTGATGACGAGTCGGTCCTACGGGCGCACCATCGTGAGTCTGTTTCGCCCCCCGCTCCCCCCCGAAGACGAGGCCGCGGGGGACGCGACGGACGACGTAGAGTCGGCCCCGGAGTCCTCCCCGACGACGCCTTAG
- a CDS encoding pyridoxine 5'-phosphate synthase, producing MTNLLINVDHVGTLRNAREETFPDPVHAAARCEQAGADGIVFHLREDRRHITERDVRLLAETVNGKLDFELSTEEEVVSICCDVVPDLATLVPERREEVTTEGGLDVTASRPRLDAVTDRLYDAGVDQVSLFVDPVPAQIEATAAVGANCVELHTGDFAEASTEAARREEAERLAAAADAAHEAGLRVHAGHGLDYNNFSLFRGTVPHVAEVSIGFAVMARAILVGMDQAVRDMRATVANAQP from the coding sequence GTGACGAACCTGCTCATCAACGTTGACCATGTGGGCACCCTCCGCAATGCCCGAGAGGAGACCTTCCCCGACCCTGTGCACGCCGCCGCGCGCTGTGAGCAGGCCGGGGCGGACGGGATTGTGTTCCACCTTCGTGAGGACCGCCGGCACATTACGGAACGGGACGTGCGGCTCCTGGCCGAGACCGTAAATGGCAAGCTCGACTTTGAGCTGTCCACCGAGGAGGAGGTGGTCTCCATCTGCTGCGACGTGGTGCCGGATCTGGCCACGCTGGTGCCCGAGCGGCGCGAGGAGGTCACCACGGAGGGCGGGCTCGACGTCACGGCGAGCCGTCCCCGCCTCGACGCCGTTACGGACCGCCTCTACGACGCCGGCGTGGACCAGGTCAGCCTCTTCGTCGACCCGGTCCCGGCCCAAATCGAGGCCACCGCCGCGGTGGGCGCCAACTGCGTGGAGCTTCACACCGGCGACTTTGCCGAGGCCTCCACGGAGGCCGCCCGGCGCGAGGAGGCCGAGCGGTTGGCCGCGGCCGCCGACGCGGCCCACGAGGCAGGCCTTCGGGTGCACGCCGGGCACGGGCTGGACTACAACAACTTTTCTCTCTTCCGGGGGACGGTCCCTCACGTCGCCGAGGTGTCCATCGGCTTTGCCGTGATGGCCCGCGCCATTCTCGTGGGCATGGACCAGGCGGTTCGCGACATGCGTGCAACCGTCGCGAACGCTCAGCCGTAG
- a CDS encoding outer membrane beta-barrel protein produces the protein MHASTKQTAYTKQTAYSALLVLLLVGLSAAPAQAQFGIAAGAHFDSVSDIQGAANAQDVQSTSTGYHVGAVYDFSIGPVSLRPGLFYRKVGSYDFSDVPDSNVDDLDVTAFEVPVDVRATVFSFPFVSPYVVGGPNVFLPQGSEDSLDDNFEDVSFTFNIGVGADVSVPGVGLTLQPEFRYEFGASDYISGDFQVAGKNFSPSDRQLSAYALRLNVLF, from the coding sequence ATGCACGCTTCTACGAAACAGACCGCGTATACGAAACAGACCGCGTATTCCGCCCTCCTCGTCCTTCTTCTGGTCGGGCTCAGTGCGGCTCCGGCGCAGGCCCAGTTCGGAATCGCTGCTGGTGCACATTTCGACTCCGTGAGTGATATTCAGGGCGCCGCAAACGCCCAAGACGTGCAGAGCACCTCGACCGGATACCACGTCGGGGCCGTATATGATTTCAGCATTGGCCCCGTGAGCCTGCGCCCCGGGCTGTTCTACCGAAAGGTCGGGAGCTATGACTTCTCAGACGTTCCGGATTCGAACGTTGACGACCTCGACGTGACGGCCTTCGAGGTCCCGGTCGATGTTCGCGCAACCGTCTTCTCGTTCCCGTTCGTAAGTCCATATGTCGTGGGCGGGCCGAACGTATTTCTTCCTCAAGGCAGTGAAGACAGCCTTGACGATAACTTCGAGGACGTATCCTTTACCTTTAACATTGGTGTTGGGGCCGACGTGTCCGTTCCGGGAGTGGGATTGACCCTTCAGCCGGAATTTCGGTATGAGTTCGGGGCGTCCGACTACATCAGTGGCGACTTTCAGGTTGCCGGCAAAAACTTTTCGCCGAGCGATCGGCAGCTCAGTGCCTACGCCCTCCGTCTAAACGTACTGTTCTAG
- a CDS encoding cell wall hydrolase, whose translation MSKRTILLCASVGTLVFSAGSVSPNSDPRTGIGAPRHASVAEASPAGAGGDKASALQQLSAAYAPATPRAAGAGAGPELDAPGEESSVLLPAPTNLEEPTLWLARAIYSETKLPHEQELVAWVVRNRVETAYRGRRTYRAVVLDPYQFSAFNPGAAKRARYLRLQPEAPLPRWRQALWVARYVRHAEGRAYRPFPVETRHFYSERSMRGRAVPYWAERGGFVAPDPGRYAVEERRFRFFKQIS comes from the coding sequence ATGAGCAAACGTACGATTCTTCTCTGCGCATCCGTCGGCACGCTTGTCTTTTCGGCGGGGTCGGTGTCTCCGAACTCCGACCCCAGAACCGGCATCGGCGCTCCCCGGCACGCATCGGTTGCCGAGGCGAGCCCCGCCGGTGCAGGCGGCGACAAGGCCTCCGCCCTGCAGCAGCTGTCCGCCGCCTACGCTCCCGCCACGCCCCGCGCCGCGGGGGCGGGCGCAGGGCCCGAGCTCGATGCCCCCGGGGAAGAATCGTCCGTGTTGCTCCCTGCCCCGACCAACCTCGAAGAGCCCACCCTGTGGCTGGCCCGGGCCATCTACTCGGAGACGAAGCTGCCCCACGAGCAGGAGCTGGTCGCCTGGGTGGTGCGCAACCGCGTGGAGACCGCCTACCGGGGCCGCCGCACCTACCGGGCGGTCGTGCTGGATCCCTACCAGTTTAGCGCCTTCAACCCCGGGGCCGCGAAGCGGGCCCGCTACCTGCGGCTCCAGCCGGAGGCCCCGCTCCCGCGGTGGCGGCAGGCCCTCTGGGTGGCCCGCTACGTGCGGCACGCCGAGGGGCGGGCCTACCGTCCGTTTCCGGTCGAGACGCGGCATTTCTACAGCGAGCGGTCGATGCGGGGGCGGGCGGTGCCCTACTGGGCGGAGCGGGGGGGCTTTGTGGCGCCGGACCCCGGCCGGTACGCGGTCGAGGAGCGGCGCTTCCGGTTCTTTAAGCAGATCTCGTAG
- the gcvH gene encoding glycine cleavage system protein GcvH yields MDTPDDLYYTDDHEWLRVENGTATVGITDFAQSELGDIVFVELEPEGTELGQDDIFGTVEAVKTVSELYMPVGGTITAINTELELSPEVVNEDPYGDGWMIEIELAAPDEAEALMGADAYAEVT; encoded by the coding sequence ATGGACACGCCGGACGACCTTTACTACACAGACGATCACGAATGGCTGCGCGTCGAGAACGGCACGGCCACCGTGGGCATCACGGACTTTGCACAGAGCGAGCTCGGCGACATTGTGTTTGTCGAGCTGGAGCCGGAGGGGACGGAGCTCGGGCAGGACGACATCTTTGGGACCGTCGAGGCGGTTAAGACGGTGTCGGAGCTGTACATGCCCGTCGGGGGGACCATTACGGCGATTAACACGGAGCTTGAGCTCTCGCCGGAGGTCGTAAATGAGGATCCGTACGGGGACGGATGGATGATTGAGATCGAGCTCGCAGCGCCCGACGAGGCGGAGGCGCTGATGGGGGCCGACGCCTACGCGGAGGTCACGTGA
- the coaD gene encoding pantetheine-phosphate adenylyltransferase — protein sequence MDPNFALYPGTFDPFTFGHRDVLERALRVFDRVEVTVGVNLEKETLFSTQERTALVRRCTDDLEGVEVQAHQGLIVDRAQKVGAVALVRGLRQVSDFDAEFRMAFANRKLAPELETVFFMTSEEYALISSSMVRDAHRWDGDVSKFVPPPVVEALEQKGVPARS from the coding sequence ATGGACCCGAACTTTGCCCTGTACCCCGGCACGTTTGACCCCTTCACGTTCGGCCACCGGGACGTTCTAGAGCGGGCCCTCCGCGTCTTCGACCGTGTGGAGGTGACCGTGGGCGTGAATCTCGAAAAAGAAACCCTCTTCTCGACCCAGGAGCGCACGGCGCTCGTGCGGCGGTGCACCGACGACCTGGAGGGGGTGGAGGTGCAGGCCCACCAGGGGCTCATCGTGGATCGGGCGCAGAAGGTGGGGGCGGTGGCCCTGGTGCGGGGGCTCCGCCAGGTGAGCGACTTCGACGCGGAATTCCGCATGGCCTTCGCCAACCGGAAGCTGGCCCCGGAGCTGGAGACCGTGTTCTTCATGACCTCCGAGGAGTACGCCCTCATTAGCTCCTCGATGGTGCGGGACGCCCATCGGTGGGACGGAGACGTCTCGAAATTCGTGCCGCCCCCGGTCGTGGAGGCGCTGGAGCAGAAGGGCGTGCCGGCCCGGTCGTAA
- a CDS encoding MBL fold metallo-hydrolase, with translation MQVEPFTFSSFMTNAYLCHDQGEAVLVDASCETEAECEQVMTVIEEQGLDVQHLLLTHAHVDHIFGCTFFEEAFGQRFKAHEAAVPFIERAEEQATAFGVEVDPPSVPTAHLAEGDTVSFGDVTLEVLHTPGHSPDSISFVDRPGRQALTGDVLFQNSIGRTQGLPETSRAQLLDSVTETLLPLGDDVTIYPGHGPATTIGRERAQNPFVQEALRA, from the coding sequence ATGCAGGTCGAGCCGTTTACGTTCAGCTCCTTCATGACGAACGCCTATCTCTGCCACGATCAGGGCGAGGCGGTGCTCGTCGACGCGAGTTGCGAGACCGAGGCCGAATGCGAGCAGGTGATGACCGTCATCGAGGAGCAGGGCCTTGACGTGCAGCACCTGCTCCTCACCCACGCCCATGTGGATCACATCTTCGGGTGCACGTTCTTCGAAGAGGCGTTTGGGCAGCGGTTCAAGGCCCACGAGGCCGCCGTGCCCTTCATCGAGCGAGCGGAGGAGCAGGCCACGGCGTTCGGGGTGGAGGTCGACCCGCCGTCGGTGCCCACGGCCCATCTCGCGGAGGGAGACACCGTCTCGTTCGGCGACGTCACCCTCGAGGTGTTGCACACGCCGGGCCATTCCCCCGACTCCATCTCCTTCGTCGACCGCCCGGGCCGACAGGCGCTCACGGGAGACGTCCTGTTTCAGAACTCGATCGGCCGGACGCAGGGCCTTCCGGAAACGTCCCGTGCACAGCTCCTAGATTCGGTGACCGAGACGCTGCTCCCCCTCGGCGACGACGTCACGATTTATCCCGGCCACGGCCCCGCGACGACCATCGGCCGGGAGCGCGCCCAGAATCCCTTCGTGCAGGAGGCCCTCCGGGCGTAG
- the era gene encoding GTPase Era, with translation MEHSEPLFDDISDDHASGYVAIVGKPNVGKSTLMNALLGEKLSIVTKKPQTTRHRVLGIHSGAEHQAIFLDTPGIIEPRYALHETMMGQVQGAIRDADLLLFLHEATQDEPDTQSLKKIGDTPAFLVLTKMDLIPKEQTLPLVESYEDRRAFDEVVPTSAKEGFNLQTLLHLVLDTLPEGPPFYPKDRISEHPERFFVAEMIREKVYKHYHQEIPYSVQVNIVAYEERPEGTKDYIDAEIVVMEESHKGILIGEGGKALKKVGTTAREDIEAFVQSPVYLNLHVKVQENWRDRKTVLRSYGYRT, from the coding sequence ATGGAGCACTCCGAGCCCCTCTTCGACGACATTTCCGACGACCACGCCAGCGGCTACGTCGCCATCGTGGGCAAGCCCAACGTGGGCAAGAGCACGTTGATGAACGCCCTGCTCGGCGAAAAGCTGTCGATCGTCACCAAAAAGCCGCAGACCACCCGGCACCGCGTCCTCGGCATCCACTCGGGGGCGGAGCACCAGGCCATCTTTCTGGACACGCCGGGCATCATCGAGCCGCGCTACGCGCTCCACGAAACCATGATGGGGCAGGTGCAGGGGGCCATTCGGGACGCCGACCTGCTGCTCTTTCTGCACGAGGCCACCCAGGACGAGCCGGACACGCAGAGCCTGAAGAAAATTGGCGACACGCCGGCATTTCTGGTCCTCACCAAGATGGACCTGATCCCGAAGGAGCAAACCCTCCCCCTCGTGGAGTCCTACGAGGACCGCCGCGCCTTCGACGAGGTGGTGCCGACCTCGGCCAAGGAGGGCTTCAACCTCCAGACCCTCCTCCACCTCGTGCTGGACACCCTGCCGGAGGGCCCGCCCTTCTACCCGAAGGATCGGATCAGCGAGCACCCGGAGCGCTTCTTCGTCGCCGAGATGATCCGGGAGAAGGTGTACAAGCACTACCACCAGGAAATCCCCTACTCCGTGCAGGTCAACATCGTGGCCTACGAGGAACGGCCCGAGGGGACAAAGGACTACATCGACGCCGAGATCGTCGTCATGGAGGAGTCGCACAAGGGCATCCTCATCGGCGAGGGGGGAAAGGCCCTCAAGAAGGTGGGCACAACGGCCCGCGAGGACATCGAGGCGTTCGTTCAAAGCCCCGTGTACCTGAACCTGCACGTGAAGGTGCAGGAGAACTGGCGCGACCGGAAGACCGTCCTCCGCTCCTACGGCTACCGGACGTAG
- a CDS encoding 4-phosphoerythronate dehydrogenase: MTSLQILADANIPRVEDAFGQFGTVRRMPGREMTTSDVAAADVLLVRSVTPVGPALLDGTSLRFVGSATIGTDHVDRDYLRAQGIPFAHAPGSNADSVADYVVAALLGLARRRGGALEARTVGIVGCGNIGGRLARRLSALGMEVLRNDPPRARAAAADGPGPEFVPLDTVLGAADVVTLHVPLKASGPDPTHHLVDAAFLDRLGDGAWLLNTSRGAVVDGDALLAARRRGDVAAAVLDVWENEPSPNPALIEAVDLATPHIAGYAYDGKVRGTEMLYEALCEALGAEAQWAGTDAIRPASADALRGRAPDPRLSATEWRFELARQAYDPAVDDASLRDLVKLGPDARGEAFAQLRAGYRRRREMQQHTVPAAAVPAEHEQAVTEGLKMKLD; this comes from the coding sequence GTGACCAGCCTGCAAATTCTTGCGGACGCCAACATTCCTCGTGTCGAGGACGCCTTCGGGCAATTTGGGACGGTGCGCCGGATGCCCGGGCGCGAGATGACGACGTCGGACGTCGCGGCGGCGGATGTGCTCCTCGTGCGGAGCGTAACGCCCGTCGGGCCGGCGCTACTGGACGGAACGTCCCTCCGGTTCGTCGGGTCGGCGACCATCGGGACGGACCACGTTGACCGGGACTACCTGCGAGCACAGGGCATCCCGTTCGCGCACGCCCCGGGCTCAAACGCCGACTCGGTTGCCGATTACGTGGTGGCGGCGCTGCTCGGACTGGCTCGTCGCCGTGGGGGGGCGTTGGAGGCGCGAACGGTCGGCATTGTGGGATGCGGCAACATCGGAGGGCGTCTCGCCCGTCGGCTTTCGGCGCTGGGGATGGAAGTCCTCCGAAATGATCCCCCCCGAGCGCGGGCCGCCGCCGCAGACGGCCCGGGCCCCGAATTTGTGCCTCTCGATACGGTGCTCGGGGCGGCCGACGTCGTGACGCTGCACGTTCCGCTGAAGGCGTCCGGGCCCGATCCGACCCATCATCTGGTGGACGCGGCGTTCCTGGATCGGCTCGGCGACGGGGCGTGGCTCCTGAACACCTCGCGCGGTGCGGTCGTGGACGGGGATGCGCTCCTCGCGGCCCGGCGGCGGGGAGACGTGGCGGCGGCGGTGCTGGACGTGTGGGAGAATGAGCCGTCGCCCAACCCGGCGCTCATCGAGGCCGTAGACCTGGCAACGCCCCACATCGCCGGGTACGCCTACGACGGGAAGGTGCGGGGCACGGAAATGCTGTACGAGGCGCTCTGTGAGGCGCTGGGGGCGGAGGCACAGTGGGCGGGTACGGACGCCATCCGTCCCGCCTCGGCGGACGCGCTGCGGGGCCGGGCCCCGGACCCCCGGCTGTCCGCGACAGAGTGGCGCTTCGAGCTCGCACGACAGGCCTACGACCCCGCGGTCGACGACGCGTCCCTCCGAGACCTGGTGAAACTGGGGCCGGATGCACGGGGCGAAGCATTCGCGCAACTTCGAGCCGGCTACCGCCGCCGACGTGAGATGCAGCAACACACGGTCCCGGCGGCGGCCGTTCCCGCCGAGCACGAGCAGGCCGTCACGGAGGGGCTGAAGATGAAGCTCGACTGA
- the guaA gene encoding glutamine-hydrolyzing GMP synthase, with protein sequence MHDKIVVLDFGSQYTQLIARRVRETGVYSEIRPCTVAADAIDALNPSGVILSGGPCSVYDEAGPALDPALLDLERPDGTPVPLLGICYGLQAMAHQFGGEVARADRREFGRAQLQVPPDGQEKSPLFEGVPSGSTVWMSHSDHLTDLPDGYEVIARTDNAPVAAVRDTDGPYYGVQFHPEVVHTDYGRQILENFAHAICGCSGDWTPASFVEEQTETIRDRVGDRHVILGLSGGVDSSVAAALLQRALGDQLHCIFVNNGLLRKGEWHQVQETFRGHFEMDLRTTDATDRFLERLDGVTDPEEKRTIVGNTFIEVFEEQTEAIAADLGHRPTYLAQGTLYPDLIESVSFKGPSVTIKTHHNVGGLPEELDFDLIEPFRELFKDEVREIGRLLDVPAPIVGRHPFPGPGLAIRILGQITRERLALLREADAIFIEELRANDLYDEVWQAFAVLLPVQAVGVMGDERTYENVCALRAVTSVDGMTADWAHLPHDFLGHVSNRIVNEVPGINRIVYDVSSKPPATIEWE encoded by the coding sequence ATGCACGATAAGATCGTTGTTCTGGACTTCGGCTCGCAATACACGCAACTCATCGCGCGTCGGGTGCGGGAGACCGGCGTGTATTCGGAGATTCGCCCCTGTACCGTCGCGGCGGACGCGATCGACGCCCTGAACCCGAGCGGCGTGATTCTGTCGGGGGGGCCCTGCTCGGTCTACGACGAGGCGGGGCCGGCCCTCGACCCGGCCCTGCTCGACCTGGAGCGCCCCGACGGCACCCCGGTGCCGCTGCTGGGCATCTGCTACGGCCTGCAGGCAATGGCCCACCAGTTTGGGGGCGAGGTGGCCCGGGCCGACCGGCGCGAGTTTGGGCGGGCGCAGCTGCAGGTGCCGCCGGACGGGCAGGAGAAGTCGCCTCTCTTCGAAGGCGTGCCGAGCGGCTCGACCGTCTGGATGAGCCACAGCGACCACCTGACCGACCTCCCCGACGGCTACGAGGTGATTGCCCGGACCGACAACGCCCCGGTGGCCGCCGTGCGCGACACCGACGGGCCCTACTACGGCGTGCAGTTTCACCCAGAGGTGGTGCACACGGACTACGGCCGCCAGATTCTGGAGAACTTTGCGCACGCGATCTGCGGGTGCAGCGGCGACTGGACCCCCGCCTCGTTCGTGGAAGAGCAGACCGAGACGATTCGGGACCGAGTGGGGGATCGCCACGTCATCCTGGGGCTCTCCGGGGGCGTGGACTCGTCGGTCGCCGCCGCCCTTCTGCAGCGGGCCCTGGGCGATCAGCTCCACTGCATCTTCGTGAACAACGGCCTCCTGCGGAAGGGGGAGTGGCACCAGGTGCAGGAGACGTTCCGCGGCCACTTCGAGATGGACCTGCGCACCACCGACGCCACGGACCGCTTTCTGGAGCGGCTCGACGGGGTGACGGACCCGGAGGAGAAGCGAACCATCGTCGGCAACACGTTCATCGAGGTGTTTGAGGAGCAGACCGAGGCCATCGCGGCCGACCTGGGACACCGCCCCACCTACCTCGCCCAGGGCACGCTCTACCCCGATCTCATCGAGAGCGTCTCGTTTAAGGGCCCGTCCGTCACCATCAAAACCCACCACAACGTCGGCGGGCTGCCCGAAGAGCTCGACTTCGACCTCATCGAGCCCTTTCGGGAGCTGTTCAAGGACGAGGTGCGCGAGATCGGGCGCCTGCTGGACGTGCCCGCCCCCATCGTGGGGCGGCATCCCTTCCCGGGGCCGGGCCTCGCCATTCGCATCCTCGGACAAATTACGCGGGAGCGGCTGGCCCTGCTGCGAGAGGCCGACGCCATTTTCATCGAGGAGCTGCGTGCCAACGACCTCTACGACGAGGTCTGGCAGGCCTTCGCCGTCCTCCTGCCGGTGCAGGCGGTGGGCGTGATGGGGGATGAGCGCACCTACGAAAACGTGTGCGCCCTGCGCGCCGTAACCAGCGTGGACGGCATGACGGCCGACTGGGCCCACCTCCCCCACGACTTCCTGGGGCACGTCTCGAATCGCATCGTCAACGAGGTGCCCGGCATCAACCGGATTGTCTACGACGTGAGCTCCAAGCCGCCGGCCACCATCGAGTGGGAATAA